A genomic segment from Phragmites australis chromosome 6, lpPhrAust1.1, whole genome shotgun sequence encodes:
- the LOC133922651 gene encoding tyrosine-sulfated glycopeptide receptor 1-like isoform X2 → MQPLHVSYRKYDTRLPIPSIGLALVLLISLASPTSSCTEQEKTSLLQFLAGLSQDAHLAASWQESTDCCRWEGITCNRNGTVINVSLASRGLEGHISQSVGNLTGLQHLNLSYNSLSGDLPLKLVSSSSIIVLDVSFNKLKGDLHELSSSTPSQPLKVLNISSNLFTGELTSTTWTGMQNLITLNASNNSFTGQIPSHFCNISPSFAVLVLCYNKFSGSIPLGLGNCSMLRVLKAGHNNLSGALPNELFNAKLLEYLSFPNNYLHGVLDGARIINLRNLATLDLGGNNFIGNIPDSIGQLKRLEELHLDHNNMSGELPSSLSTCTNLITIDLKSNKFSGELAKVNFSTLNNLKTLDLLYNYFTGTIPESIYTCRNLTALRLSGNNLHGQLSPRIGNLKSLTFLSLGINNFTNITNTLQILKSCSNLTTLLIGRNFRGEAMPEDDIIDGFENLQVLDIGGCQLFGKIPLWISKLANLEMLVLEDNRLSGPIPTWIDTLNSLFYFDISNNNLTGEIPTALMNMPMLTSEKVTDRLDPRVFELPVYAAPSLQYRITIAFPKVLNLGNNKFTGEIPLEIGQLKALLSLNISFNNLTGQIPPSICYLTNLQVLDLSSNNLTGAIPAALENLHFLSTFNVSNNDLEGPIPTGGQFSTFQNSSFDGNPKLCGSMLDRRCSSAKAPLVSTKQRNKKAIYAYAFGVFLAGIAILLLLGRLLVSIREKSFSAKSRREDNGDVETTSLNSSSEHALVMMPQAKGDDKLTFSDIVRATNNFDKEHIIGCGGYGLVYKAELPDGCKLAIKKLNGEMCLMEREFTAEVEALSMAQHDNLVLLWGYCVQGSSRLLIYSYMENGSLDDWLHNRDDDASTFLDWPKRVKIALGASHGLSYIHNILGCQD, encoded by the exons ATGCAGCCACTCCATGTCTCATACAGGAAGTATGATACCAGATTGCCCATACCATCCATTGGGCTTGCCCTCGTGCTGCTGATCTCCTTGGCCTCTCCCACCAGTTCCTGCACAGAGCAGGAGAAGACCTCCCTTCTCCAGTTCCTTGCTGGGCTCTCGCAGGATGCCCACCTCGCCGCGTCATGGCAGGAAAGCACAGATTGCTGCAGATGGGAAGGGATCACCTGCAACCGAAATGGGACGGTCATCAATGTCTCACTGGCTTCTAGGGGCCTTGAGGGGCATATCTCACAGTCCGTGGGGAACCTCACCGGCCTGCAGCACCTTAACTTGTCCTACAACTCGCTGTCCGGTGACCTGCCGCTGAAATTGGTGTCGTCCAGCAGCATCATTGTCCTTGACGTCAGCTTTAACAAGCTCAAAGGAGATCTGCATGAGCTGTCATCTTCAACCCCCAGCCAGCCTCTAAAGGTACTTAACATCTCAAGCAACTTGTTTACAGGGGAGTTAACATCCACGACATGGACAGGGATGCAGAATTTGATCACACTCAATGCCAGCAACAACAGCTTTACTGGGCAGATTCCATCTCATTTTTGTAACATATCACCATCCTTTGCTGTGCTTGTACTCTGTTACAACAAATTCAGTGGCAGCATCCCCCTGGGGCTTGGTAATTGCTCCATGCTCAGAGTTCTCAAGGCTGGCCACAACAACCTCAGTGGGGCTCTCCCTAATGAACTCTTCAATGCTAAGTTGTTGGAGTATCTTTCTTTCCCTAACAATTATTTACATGGAGTACTCGATGGTGCACGCATAATCAACCTTAGGAATCTGGCTACCCTTGATCTTGGAGGGAACAACTTCATTGGCAATATCCCAGATTCTATTGGTCAGCTCAAGAGATTGGAGGAGCTTCATTTGGACCACAACAATATGTCAGGGGAGCTGCCATCGTCACTAAGTACCTGCACAAATCTCATAACCATAGACCTGAAGAGCAACAAGTTCAGTGGAGAACTTGCCAAGGTCAATTTCTCCACCCTAAACAATCTAAAAACTTTAGACCTTCTGTACAACTACTTCACTGGTACAATTCCGGAAAGCATATACACTTGCAGAAATTTGACTGCATTAAGGCTATCTGGCAACAACTTGCATGGACAACTTTCACCAAGAATAGGTAATCTGAAGTCACTCACCTTCCTGTCACTTGGTATAAACAATTtcacaaacatcacaaataCACTTCAGATCCTTAAGAGCTGCAGCAaccttacgaccctccttattgGGCGCAATTTCAGAGGAGAGGCCATGCCAGAGGATGACATAATTGATGGTTTTGAGAATCTTCAGGTTTTGGACATCGGAGGTTGCCAATTGTTTGGGAAAATACCGCTTTGGATATCAAAGCTAGCAAATTTGGAGATGTTGGTCTTAGAAGACAATAGACTCAGTGGACCAATACCAACCTGGATCGACACCCTAAACTCCCTGTTCTATTTTGACATATCAAACAACAACCTCACAGGAGAAATTCCAACTGCCTTAATGAATATGCCAATGCTAACTTCAGAGAAGGTTACAGACCGTTTGGATCCAAGGGTCTTTGAGCTGCCTGTTTATGCAGCTCCATCACTTCAATACCGCATAACCATTGCTTTTCCTAAGGTGCTGAATCTAGGCAACAACAAATTCACAGGTGAGATTCCCCTGGAGATTGGTCAGTTGAAAGCCCTCCTTTCGCTCAATATCAGCTTCAACAACTTAACAGGACAGATACCCCCATCAATCTGCTATCTCACAAACCTGCAGGTTCTAGACTTATCTAGCAATAATCTCACAGGTGCAATCCCAGCTGCATTGGAGAATCTGCACTTTCTTTCTACATTCAATGTTTCTAATAATGACCTAGAAGGGCCTATTCCAACTGGAGGCCAATTTAGCACATTTCAGAATTCTAGTTTTGATGGGAATCCAAAGCTGTGTGGCTCTATGCTTGATCGCCGATGCAGTTCAGCTAAAGCACCTCTGGTATCCACAAAACAACGAAATAAGAAGGCAATCTATGCATATGCGTTCGGTGTGTTCTTAGCAGGGATTGCCATTCTTTTGTTGCTGGGGCGCCTCCTTGTTTCAATCAGGGAAAAGAGTTTTTCAGCCAAAAGTAGAAGAGAGGATAATGGAGATGTTGAAACAACTTCATTGAACTCCAGTTCAGAGCACGCATTGGTGATGATGCCACAAGCCAAGGGAGACGACAAGCTCACATTCTCTGACATTGTGAGAGCTACAAATAACTTCGACAAGGAGCACATTATTGGGTGCGGTGGTTACGGGCTAGTCTACAAAGCTGAGCTACCTGATGGCTGCAAGCTCGCCATCAAAAAGCTCAACGGTGAAATGTGTCTGATGGAAAGGGAGTTCACTGCAGAGGTTGAAGCACTATCCATGGCACAGCATGACAATCTTGTGCTCTTGTGGGGATACTGTGTTCAGGGAAGCTCAAGGCTCCTCATATATTCATACATGGAGAATGGCAGCCTGGATGATTGGCTTCACAACAGAGATGATGATGCTAGCACATTTCTTGACTGGCCAAAGAGGGTCAAGATTGCACTAGGGGCAAGCCATGGCCTTTCTTACATCCATAAT ATTTTGGGCTGTCAAGATTGA
- the LOC133922651 gene encoding tyrosine-sulfated glycopeptide receptor 1-like isoform X1, producing the protein MQPLHVSYRKYDTRLPIPSIGLALVLLISLASPTSSCTEQEKTSLLQFLAGLSQDAHLAASWQESTDCCRWEGITCNRNGTVINVSLASRGLEGHISQSVGNLTGLQHLNLSYNSLSGDLPLKLVSSSSIIVLDVSFNKLKGDLHELSSSTPSQPLKVLNISSNLFTGELTSTTWTGMQNLITLNASNNSFTGQIPSHFCNISPSFAVLVLCYNKFSGSIPLGLGNCSMLRVLKAGHNNLSGALPNELFNAKLLEYLSFPNNYLHGVLDGARIINLRNLATLDLGGNNFIGNIPDSIGQLKRLEELHLDHNNMSGELPSSLSTCTNLITIDLKSNKFSGELAKVNFSTLNNLKTLDLLYNYFTGTIPESIYTCRNLTALRLSGNNLHGQLSPRIGNLKSLTFLSLGINNFTNITNTLQILKSCSNLTTLLIGRNFRGEAMPEDDIIDGFENLQVLDIGGCQLFGKIPLWISKLANLEMLVLEDNRLSGPIPTWIDTLNSLFYFDISNNNLTGEIPTALMNMPMLTSEKVTDRLDPRVFELPVYAAPSLQYRITIAFPKVLNLGNNKFTGEIPLEIGQLKALLSLNISFNNLTGQIPPSICYLTNLQVLDLSSNNLTGAIPAALENLHFLSTFNVSNNDLEGPIPTGGQFSTFQNSSFDGNPKLCGSMLDRRCSSAKAPLVSTKQRNKKAIYAYAFGVFLAGIAILLLLGRLLVSIREKSFSAKSRREDNGDVETTSLNSSSEHALVMMPQAKGDDKLTFSDIVRATNNFDKEHIIGCGGYGLVYKAELPDGCKLAIKKLNGEMCLMEREFTAEVEALSMAQHDNLVLLWGYCVQGSSRLLIYSYMENGSLDDWLHNRDDDASTFLDWPKRVKIALGASHGLSYIHNVCKPHIVHRDIKSSNILLDKEFKAYVADFGLSRLILPNRTHVTTELVGTLGYIPPEYGQGWVATLKGDIYSFGVVLLELLTGRRPVPILSTSEELVPWVLEMRSEGKQIEVLDPTLRGAGHEEQMLKVLEVACKCVNHNPSMRPAIMEVVSSLEIINADL; encoded by the coding sequence ATGCAGCCACTCCATGTCTCATACAGGAAGTATGATACCAGATTGCCCATACCATCCATTGGGCTTGCCCTCGTGCTGCTGATCTCCTTGGCCTCTCCCACCAGTTCCTGCACAGAGCAGGAGAAGACCTCCCTTCTCCAGTTCCTTGCTGGGCTCTCGCAGGATGCCCACCTCGCCGCGTCATGGCAGGAAAGCACAGATTGCTGCAGATGGGAAGGGATCACCTGCAACCGAAATGGGACGGTCATCAATGTCTCACTGGCTTCTAGGGGCCTTGAGGGGCATATCTCACAGTCCGTGGGGAACCTCACCGGCCTGCAGCACCTTAACTTGTCCTACAACTCGCTGTCCGGTGACCTGCCGCTGAAATTGGTGTCGTCCAGCAGCATCATTGTCCTTGACGTCAGCTTTAACAAGCTCAAAGGAGATCTGCATGAGCTGTCATCTTCAACCCCCAGCCAGCCTCTAAAGGTACTTAACATCTCAAGCAACTTGTTTACAGGGGAGTTAACATCCACGACATGGACAGGGATGCAGAATTTGATCACACTCAATGCCAGCAACAACAGCTTTACTGGGCAGATTCCATCTCATTTTTGTAACATATCACCATCCTTTGCTGTGCTTGTACTCTGTTACAACAAATTCAGTGGCAGCATCCCCCTGGGGCTTGGTAATTGCTCCATGCTCAGAGTTCTCAAGGCTGGCCACAACAACCTCAGTGGGGCTCTCCCTAATGAACTCTTCAATGCTAAGTTGTTGGAGTATCTTTCTTTCCCTAACAATTATTTACATGGAGTACTCGATGGTGCACGCATAATCAACCTTAGGAATCTGGCTACCCTTGATCTTGGAGGGAACAACTTCATTGGCAATATCCCAGATTCTATTGGTCAGCTCAAGAGATTGGAGGAGCTTCATTTGGACCACAACAATATGTCAGGGGAGCTGCCATCGTCACTAAGTACCTGCACAAATCTCATAACCATAGACCTGAAGAGCAACAAGTTCAGTGGAGAACTTGCCAAGGTCAATTTCTCCACCCTAAACAATCTAAAAACTTTAGACCTTCTGTACAACTACTTCACTGGTACAATTCCGGAAAGCATATACACTTGCAGAAATTTGACTGCATTAAGGCTATCTGGCAACAACTTGCATGGACAACTTTCACCAAGAATAGGTAATCTGAAGTCACTCACCTTCCTGTCACTTGGTATAAACAATTtcacaaacatcacaaataCACTTCAGATCCTTAAGAGCTGCAGCAaccttacgaccctccttattgGGCGCAATTTCAGAGGAGAGGCCATGCCAGAGGATGACATAATTGATGGTTTTGAGAATCTTCAGGTTTTGGACATCGGAGGTTGCCAATTGTTTGGGAAAATACCGCTTTGGATATCAAAGCTAGCAAATTTGGAGATGTTGGTCTTAGAAGACAATAGACTCAGTGGACCAATACCAACCTGGATCGACACCCTAAACTCCCTGTTCTATTTTGACATATCAAACAACAACCTCACAGGAGAAATTCCAACTGCCTTAATGAATATGCCAATGCTAACTTCAGAGAAGGTTACAGACCGTTTGGATCCAAGGGTCTTTGAGCTGCCTGTTTATGCAGCTCCATCACTTCAATACCGCATAACCATTGCTTTTCCTAAGGTGCTGAATCTAGGCAACAACAAATTCACAGGTGAGATTCCCCTGGAGATTGGTCAGTTGAAAGCCCTCCTTTCGCTCAATATCAGCTTCAACAACTTAACAGGACAGATACCCCCATCAATCTGCTATCTCACAAACCTGCAGGTTCTAGACTTATCTAGCAATAATCTCACAGGTGCAATCCCAGCTGCATTGGAGAATCTGCACTTTCTTTCTACATTCAATGTTTCTAATAATGACCTAGAAGGGCCTATTCCAACTGGAGGCCAATTTAGCACATTTCAGAATTCTAGTTTTGATGGGAATCCAAAGCTGTGTGGCTCTATGCTTGATCGCCGATGCAGTTCAGCTAAAGCACCTCTGGTATCCACAAAACAACGAAATAAGAAGGCAATCTATGCATATGCGTTCGGTGTGTTCTTAGCAGGGATTGCCATTCTTTTGTTGCTGGGGCGCCTCCTTGTTTCAATCAGGGAAAAGAGTTTTTCAGCCAAAAGTAGAAGAGAGGATAATGGAGATGTTGAAACAACTTCATTGAACTCCAGTTCAGAGCACGCATTGGTGATGATGCCACAAGCCAAGGGAGACGACAAGCTCACATTCTCTGACATTGTGAGAGCTACAAATAACTTCGACAAGGAGCACATTATTGGGTGCGGTGGTTACGGGCTAGTCTACAAAGCTGAGCTACCTGATGGCTGCAAGCTCGCCATCAAAAAGCTCAACGGTGAAATGTGTCTGATGGAAAGGGAGTTCACTGCAGAGGTTGAAGCACTATCCATGGCACAGCATGACAATCTTGTGCTCTTGTGGGGATACTGTGTTCAGGGAAGCTCAAGGCTCCTCATATATTCATACATGGAGAATGGCAGCCTGGATGATTGGCTTCACAACAGAGATGATGATGCTAGCACATTTCTTGACTGGCCAAAGAGGGTCAAGATTGCACTAGGGGCAAGCCATGGCCTTTCTTACATCCATAATGTCTGTAAGCCTCACATTGTCCATCGTGACATCAAATCCAGCAACATCTTACTTGACAAAGAATTCAAAGCTTATGTTGCAGATTTTGGGCTGTCAAGATTGATCCTTCCCAACAGAACTCATGTCACGACCGAGTTGGTTGGCACTCTCGGTTACATCCCCCCTGAGTATGGGCAAGGATGGGTCGCTACACTGAAAGGCGATATATACAGTTTTGGAGTTGTCCTGCTTGAGCTACTTACCGGAAGACGACCTGTTCCGATCTTGTCCACATCAGAAGAACTTGTCCCATGGGTATTGGAGATGAGATCTGAGGGAAAGCAGATTGAGGTCCTGGACCCAACACTCCGTGGCGCAGGGCATGAAGAGCAAATGCTGAAGGTGCTTGAAGTTGCTTGCAAGTGTGTGAACCATAATCCTAGCATGAGGCCGGCTATCATGGAAGTGGTCTCCAGTCTGGAAATCATAAATGCTGACCTGTAG